ctTTGACCATCTTCCTAGGAAAAAGTAAAAGCATTTATGGCAccaaattagtatcactagattcgCTTTGAAATGTACTTTGACaatatatcaatttgatgtcaCATATGTTAATACTATTTTCGATAAAGTTAGTCAATTTATTTAAACTTTGACTTagaacaaaacaaaagttagatgtacacttattcgtggACGGAGAGAGTAGATTAAACTTGTCTTTTTTTAATAATAACCTGTCGATGCGGTGCTCTGGTGATAGCCATGGCGACCCGTTGACCGATGGAGACCGCCGTGGCGGCGCCGACGCCGGGCTGGGCGCAGGGCAAGGCGGCGGGTGGAGTGAGAGGGGGGGTGGGTGGCCTCTCCAGCGTGGAGCGGAGCACCTTCAAACAACGGGGGATGGAGACCCCCTTGGCGGCACCGACGCCGGACCGGGTGCAGGGCAAGGCGGCGCCGACGCCTGGCCGGGCGCCGGGCAAGGCGGTGGGAGGAGTGAGTGGGGGTGTGTGTGGCCTCTACAACGATGAGTGGAGCACCTTCAAACAGCGGGGGAGAAAAATCCTCCGGCGGGCGACAGACCAGAAAGGTTGTCTGCGGAGATTGCGGGAGAAGGCGGATGCGTTCCTTAAGATGGATTCGTTTGCAGCGAAATCAAAGGGAGAGGGACGCCAAATTCTTCCAGGTCAGACTGAGGCTGAGATCTCGGTCTCTGATTTGGCAAGGATAGACCAAATTCAGGTGAGTTATGGGCAGAGTGAAGAATCAGTTTCTTCCAAAATTAATTCCAAATTTGTTTCCGTTGGGATTGGGGATTATGCTGGTTTAATTCTCAGCGCTAATAGCGTTAGTATGAGGGAGAAATTTGTGGTGTCAAGGGAGTATTTAAGGGAAGGGAATCAGGGAGAGTTGTACCAATTTTGGATGTACTCTGTTCCTCTTCCTCCTGTGTCTGCGCTCTGTCCTCTTTGTGTGAAACAGGAACCGATGGCCACCAGTCGGGAGACAGAGATGGACCTAGACGGTGGCGCCATGAGTACTGGTACCAACTTGGGCGCACCGGTGATGGGATCGGATGGCGCCGTGGTCGCCGTGGGCGCCGCTAGCGCGGCCACTTCTGCTCCTGCGTCCGCTGATGCAGTGGCTAGAGAGAAGACCAACACCCCGATGCTGGAGAAGCGGAAGGCAACAGTGGGTGGCCCGGCTGGGCTGGCGATCACCACCACTCCTAAAACTGTCGTTGGCTTCACGGCTGCGGTGGCGCCTCCCCAACTCCGTAGATACGGGAAGATCAAGGAGGCCTCGAGCTCGAGGGCTCCCAACAAGCCAATCGTCATCAACCTGGAGGCGGCTCTTCGGGCGGTGGCCGGAAAGCTGGTGGTCGGCCGGGTGCTCTCTCCGTACCCGGTTGACCCCAAGATGGTCGTCAACGAGCTCAGAGGACCGTGGCGGCTACGCGGCGATGCCGTGGCCCAGCGTGTCACCAGTGAAGACCGCCGCTTCATCATCACTTTCAAGGAGGAGGGTGACCGGAGTCACGTTTTGCATGCTGGGCCATGGCATTTCAGAGATGATGTTGTGGTGCTTGCGGCCTTCGACGGGAGGGGAAATCCGGAAGACGTGCCCCTCGACTCCATCAAGATCTGGGTACAAATCTGGGGCCTTCCTGTCCCACTCAAGACGGTGGAGATGGGCAAAGTGATGGGCGACAAGCTCGGCAAAGTGGTCGCGGTCTCCCACAAGGACAAGATGATCGTCGACGAGCACCTTCGTGTCCGGGCTGAGCATCGTGTGGAGGAGCCACTGCGGAAAGTCATCGACACGGTCGAAACTATGTTGGACGGCAACACAAAAGAGGTCCTGTATGATGTAAAGTATGAAAAATTACCTAGATTTTGCTTTTGCTGTGGCGTGCTGGGGCATACCACGGCCAGTTTTTGCAGCATTCCCAAAGAGCTCTGACAGCCTTCTTTCTCCATCGACATCAAGGCGCCGGTGCTCTGGAAGAGGCCTCAGGTGGGGGTTGGTCCAGAGCGCCGCGGAGGACAGACCCTCTCCATGGTGGTCCAAGAGAGGGAGTCCAGGGAACCTGTCGTGCTTCCGGAGAAGGTCGTCACCGCCGTGTTGACTGCGGTGCAGAACTTGACGGTGGAGGCTTGCCCGCAGCTGCGGGGTGATCCGGCCAAGGGCGGACTGGAGGACGACCACGCAGTAGGGTCAGGGGTTGCCCAGGTGGGGTGGCCTTCGCTGACTGACCCTACTAAGGATCGTGACCAAGGTGGCGAGGGCGCCATCCAGGAGCTGTCAAAGGCGTTGGCTGCCCACGACAGCCAGCTTGATCTGCTGGCGGCCGGTGAAGGGGCGCAGCCTTCTGCTGGTGCTGCGGACGGACCGGCAGATGCCCTCCCTGTTGATGCTGCAGGCAGAAATCACTGTTTTGACCTAAGGACGAAATCAATTCACAAACTGAACTGTTCTGAGAAAAAATTCACCCAACTGACCTTTTTATGTGGCGCCCGatagctaggcgccacactacatTGTGCAGCGCCTAACACACAGGCGCTACACATCTGGACAGCGTGGCACCCCGGAGCCAGGCCTGGCCCCACCCCTGATGGTGCAGCGCCTAGGCGAAAGGCGCTACACTATCATGTGCAGCGCCTAGACGAAAGGCGCTACACATGCACTTACTAACCATCTCGGGGGCAACAGAGAGCAAGACTAAAAATTGATTGATCCACCATGTGTGGCCTGACCGGCGAGCTTAAACGCATAGGGCGCGGCGTGACCTGACATGCCATGACATGCACGGTCAGAATTTGAGTTACTACCTGCTGTGGTTGATCTGCAGGTTGGTTGGCTCAGGGGTAGAGACTGGCTGCTGGTCACGTATTTGTACACCCATGCTCCTGCGGTTAAAAGCAAGCAAGCACGGACCCTTGGACGGTCACCGCGGATCTTCTCCATCCCTGTTATGTGCCGGCCACTATGCAATCAGATGAAATGATCTTCTTAGAAAAAAAAAAGAGCCCGCGGTATGATCAGAACGAGCATATGTGCATGGATCGATTAAATAAAAGGAATATGTAGCCAAAGATCAACAAGAGTAAGCGCGCGCTGGAGAGAGTAGTATATTTCCGTTTAGTTTCGCCAGATTTTGTCTCTCCTTCAGTAATGACCAGGCATTGAGCAGTGGAGTACAACTAGCATCTAGCCAGTGTAGTTAATCAAGAATAGTGTGGGCCGGCCCATGGTGGTAACAGTAAAACGGAAGCGCAGAGCTGTTGCTACTAGCCACTGCAAGGCAGTACGTACGTAAACAGTAAATGCGCAACAGAACTTACCAGTAGTAGGGATAGATTCATCGCATGGCATATCTATCTACTGCGAGCAAGGCA
The window above is part of the Triticum aestivum cultivar Chinese Spring chromosome 2A, IWGSC CS RefSeq v2.1, whole genome shotgun sequence genome. Proteins encoded here:
- the LOC123188162 gene encoding uncharacterized protein is translated as METAVAAPTPGWAQGKAAGGVRGGVGGLSSVERSTFKQRGMETPLAAPTPDRVQGKAAPTPGRAPGKAVGGVSGGVCGLYNDEWSTFKQRGRKILRRATDQKGCLRRLREKADAFLKMDSFAAKSKGEGRQILPGQTEAEISVSDLARIDQIQVSYGQSEESVSSKINSKFVSVGIGDYAGLILSANSVSMREKFVVSREYLREGNQGELYQFWMYSVPLPPVSALCPLCVKQEPMATSRETEMDLDGGAMSTGTNLGAPVMGSDGAVVAVGAASAATSAPASADAVAREKTNTPMLEKRKATVGGPAGLAITTTPKTVVGFTAAVAPPQLRRYGKIKEASSSRAPNKPIVINLEAALRAVAGKLVVGRVLSPYPVDPKMVVNELRGPWRLRGDAVAQRVTSEDRRFIITFKEEGDRSHVLHAGPWHFRDDVVVLAAFDGRGNPEDVPLDSIKIWVQIWGLPVPLKTVEMGKVMGDKLGKVVAVSHKDKMIVDEHLRVRAEHRVEEPLRKVIDTVETMLDGNTKEVLYDVKRRCSGRGLRWGLVQSAAEDRPSPWWSKRGSPGNLSCFRRRSSPPC